The following coding sequences are from one Eleginops maclovinus isolate JMC-PN-2008 ecotype Puerto Natales chromosome 13, JC_Emac_rtc_rv5, whole genome shotgun sequence window:
- the LOC134875088 gene encoding serine incorporator 1-like, translated as MGACLALGSLASCASCLCGSASCLLSSCCPSAFNSTITRLAFSFLLLLGTLVSIIMILPGMEEHLKQIPGFCLGGTSVPGIENKVNCDIIVGYKSVYRMCFAMACFFFLFSIIMIRVRSSKDPRGAIQNGFWFFKFLVLVGITVGAFFIPDGIFNTVWYYFGMVGSFFFIAVQLILLVDFAHSWNQSWLLKAEDGNSKFWFAALLTVTVIFYALAFSFVVVFYIYYTKPDDCTEHKVFISLNFIFCIIVSIVSILPKVQEAQPSSGLLQASFISLYTMYITWSAMSNNPNRKCNPSLLSLVTDPSATPAPGPAPTTAPGSTQWWDAQGIVGLIIFLFCTLYASIRSSNNATVNKLMQTEEGQGLTSDSYETGEDGVHRAVDNEEDGVTYSYSFFHFSLCLASLYIMMTLTNWFIPDATYETMKSTMPSVWVKISSSWFGLAIFLWTLIAPVILSDRDFS; from the exons ATGGGAGCTTGTTTGGCACTAGGATCCCTCGCCAGTTGT gCGTCGTGTCTGTGCGGCTCGGCCTCCTGCCTGCTGTCCTCCTGCTGCCCGTCAGCCTTTAACTCAACCATCACCCGGCTGGCCTtctccttcctgctgctgctcggcACGCTGGTGTCCATCATCATGATCCTGCCGGGCATGGAGGAGCACCTAAAGCAG ATTCCAGGTTTCTGTCTCGGAGGAACCTCTGTACCAGGGATAGAGAACAAGGTGAACTGTGACATCATCGTGGGTTACAAGTCTGTGTACCGCATGTGCTTCGCCATGGcctgcttcttcttcctcttctccatcATCATGATCCGAGTGCGCAGCAGCAAGGACCCCCGAGGCGCCATCCAAAATGG TTTCTGGTTCTTCAAGTTCCTGGTGCTGGTGGGAATTACCGTGGGAGCGTTTTTCATTCCAGACGGGATCTTTAACACAG TGTGGTATTACTTCGGCATGGTgggctctttctttttcatcgCGGTGCAGCTCATCCTCCTCGTGGACTTCGCTCACTCCTGGAACCAGTCCTGGCTGCTGAAGGCCGAAGACGGAAACTCCAAGTTCTGGTTCGCAG CTCTGCTCACGGTCACCGTCATCTTCTACGCCCTGGCGTTCAGCTTCGTCGTGGTTTTCTACATTTACTACACCAAGCCCGATGACTGCACCGAGCACAAAGTCTTCATCAGTCTCAACTTCATCTTCTGCATCATCGTGTCCATCGTGTCCATCCTGCCCAAAGTCCAG GAAGCTCAGCCCAGCTCCGGCCTGCTGCAGGCCTCTTTCATCTCGCTCTACACCATGTACATCACCTGGTCCGCCATGAGCAACAACCCCA ACCGTAAGTGTAACCCCAGCCTGCTCAGTTTGGTGACGGACCCTTCTGCGACTCCAGCTCCAGGACCGGCTCCCACCACGGCCCCAGGGTCCACCCAGTGGTGGGACGCCCAGGGCATCGTCGGGTTGATCATCTTCCTGTTCTGCACGCTTTACGCCAG TATccgctcctccaacaatgccaCGGTGAACAAGCTGATGCAGACGGAGGAGGGCCAGGGTCTGACGAGCGACAGTTATGAGACCGGGGAGGACGGGGTCCACCGCGCTGTGGACAACGAGGAGGACGGAGTCACCTATAGCTACTCCTTCTTCCACTTCAGCCTCTGCCTCGCCTCCCTCTACATCATGATGACCCTCACCAACTGGTTCAT ACCTGACGCCACCTACGAGACGATGAAGAGCACCATGCCCTCGGTGTGGGTCAAGATCAGCTCCAGCTGGTTCGGCCTGGCCATCTTCCTCTGGACGCTCATCGCCCCGGTGATTCTGTCCGACCGAGACTTCAGCTGA